A window of Hevea brasiliensis isolate MT/VB/25A 57/8 chromosome 14, ASM3005281v1, whole genome shotgun sequence contains these coding sequences:
- the LOC110659965 gene encoding phenylacetaldehyde reductase isoform X1 encodes MHTQDTDRMSGEGKVVCVTGGSGYIASWLVNFLLQKGYTVRATVRDPSDPKKTDHLLALDGAKERLHLFKADLLEEGSFDSAIDGCEGVFHAASPVLISATDPQAELIDPAVKGTLNVLKSCTKVQSIKRVVITSSIATVMFDRKPQTPDVVVDETWHSDPAVCKEMKLSYMLAKTLAEKAAWNFAKENAIDLVTIHPAYVIGPLLQPTLNASVAMIFNLVNGSIQQPFNYIRIINGAQTYPNEYYGSTDVRDVAEAHIQAFEIPSAYGRYCLVANVSHYSELVKIVHEHFPSLQLPAKCDDKPQFMPHVKVSKEKAKTLGINFIPLEATLKDTIESLKEKGFLSI; translated from the exons ATGCACACACAAGACACAGACAGGATGAGCGGAGAAGGCAAGGTGGTATGTGTAACAGGGGGGTCAGGTTACATAGCTTCATGGCTAGTTAATTTCTTGCTGCAAAAGGGTTATACAGTCAGAGCCACCGTTCGCGACCCAA GTGATCCAAAGAAAACAGATCACTTGCTTGCTCTTGATGGAGCTAAGGAAAGacttcatttattcaaagctgatTTACTGGAAGAAGGGTCTTTTGATTCTGCAATTGATGGGTGTGAAGGTGTTTTCCATGCAGCATCCCCTGTATTAATTTCAGCAACTGATCCACAG GCAGAACTAATTGATCCTGCAGTGAAAGGAACACTTAACGTACTTAAATCATGTACAAAAGTTCAGTCTATCAAGAGAGTGGTTATAACATCTTCTATTGCAACAGTTATGTTTGACAGAAAACCTCAGACCCCTGATGTGGTGGTAGATGAGACTTGGCATTCGGATCCAGCAGTTTGTAAGGAAATGAAG CTTTCGTATATGCTTGCAAAAACCTTGGCGGAAAAGGCTGCTTGGAATTTTGCAAAAGAGAATGCAATTGACTTGGTTACAATACATCCAGCATATGTGATTGGCCCTCTCTTACAGCCAACTCTTAATGCCAGTGTGGCGATGATTTTTAATCTTGTAAATGGTAGCATTCAGCAACCGTTTAATTATATAAGAATTATAAATG GAGCTCAGACATATCCCAACGAATATTACGGGTCAACTGATGTTAGGGACGTTGCAGAAGCTCATATTCAAGCTTTTGAGATTCCTTCAGCTTATGGCAGATATTGTTTAGTTGCAAATGTGTCGCACTATTCTGAACTTGTGAAGATTGTCCATGAACATTTTCCCTCCTTGCAACTTCCTGCAAA ATGTGATGATAAACCTCAATTCATGCCACATGTCAAGGTATCCAAAGAGAAAGCAAAAACTTTGGGTATCAACTTCATTCCTCTGGAAGCTACTCTCAAGGACACTATTGAGAGCCTGAAGGAGAAGGGCTTCCTCAGCATCTAA
- the LOC110659965 gene encoding phenylacetaldehyde reductase isoform X2 — MHTQDTDRMSGEGKVVCVTGGSGYIASWLVNFLLQKGYTVRATVRDPSDPKKTDHLLALDGAKERLHLFKADLLEEGSFDSAIDGCEGVFHAASPVLISATDPQAELIDPAVKGTLNVLKSCTKVQSIKRVVITSSIATVMFDRKPQTPDVVVDETWHSDPAVCKEMKLSYMLAKTLAEKAAWNFAKENAIDLVTIHPAYVIGPLLQPTLNASVAMIFNLVNGAQTYPNEYYGSTDVRDVAEAHIQAFEIPSAYGRYCLVANVSHYSELVKIVHEHFPSLQLPAKCDDKPQFMPHVKVSKEKAKTLGINFIPLEATLKDTIESLKEKGFLSI, encoded by the exons ATGCACACACAAGACACAGACAGGATGAGCGGAGAAGGCAAGGTGGTATGTGTAACAGGGGGGTCAGGTTACATAGCTTCATGGCTAGTTAATTTCTTGCTGCAAAAGGGTTATACAGTCAGAGCCACCGTTCGCGACCCAA GTGATCCAAAGAAAACAGATCACTTGCTTGCTCTTGATGGAGCTAAGGAAAGacttcatttattcaaagctgatTTACTGGAAGAAGGGTCTTTTGATTCTGCAATTGATGGGTGTGAAGGTGTTTTCCATGCAGCATCCCCTGTATTAATTTCAGCAACTGATCCACAG GCAGAACTAATTGATCCTGCAGTGAAAGGAACACTTAACGTACTTAAATCATGTACAAAAGTTCAGTCTATCAAGAGAGTGGTTATAACATCTTCTATTGCAACAGTTATGTTTGACAGAAAACCTCAGACCCCTGATGTGGTGGTAGATGAGACTTGGCATTCGGATCCAGCAGTTTGTAAGGAAATGAAG CTTTCGTATATGCTTGCAAAAACCTTGGCGGAAAAGGCTGCTTGGAATTTTGCAAAAGAGAATGCAATTGACTTGGTTACAATACATCCAGCATATGTGATTGGCCCTCTCTTACAGCCAACTCTTAATGCCAGTGTGGCGATGATTTTTAATCTTGTAAATG GAGCTCAGACATATCCCAACGAATATTACGGGTCAACTGATGTTAGGGACGTTGCAGAAGCTCATATTCAAGCTTTTGAGATTCCTTCAGCTTATGGCAGATATTGTTTAGTTGCAAATGTGTCGCACTATTCTGAACTTGTGAAGATTGTCCATGAACATTTTCCCTCCTTGCAACTTCCTGCAAA ATGTGATGATAAACCTCAATTCATGCCACATGTCAAGGTATCCAAAGAGAAAGCAAAAACTTTGGGTATCAACTTCATTCCTCTGGAAGCTACTCTCAAGGACACTATTGAGAGCCTGAAGGAGAAGGGCTTCCTCAGCATCTAA